One Bombina bombina isolate aBomBom1 chromosome 5, aBomBom1.pri, whole genome shotgun sequence DNA segment encodes these proteins:
- the LOC128661271 gene encoding uncharacterized protein LOC128661271 produces the protein MGAGVYISRATKHCLHQHLPRMEKTEMNISSLVYETDAEIQRIYDDFSVPFSECVTFDTELLEIVDAVEQMDFTKINNADVNEIFPDRTNLTSPCVSRLEMQTPKRPCKTDLKRQLNFNRIDGPTDCGSDKIQQAPKSDVTLKPKTTVVTAIVHKQPVNKVPNECVKQALKASTTVSSRSRSKQTHPISSVASRKSIAVEDIITTIDDDEKSPTAVPTHCRAKGFSNNPKKSLNSLQLPGLGQKTQHTNTTKKSCVKRKPSGENNAQNIKKRTIVKNSGNILKPVVPLQDITNTVKKNTCLSVGAPRICSSRCESLEAVIIQKDITINNLLETINSILKTSNLYFQQTPMTN, from the exons ATGGGGGCTGGGGTCTATATAAGCAGAGCAACAAAACACTGCTTACATCAACATTTGCCAAGAATGGAGAAGACTGAAATGAACATTTCATCACTAGTCTATGAAAcg gatgCAGAAATTCAGAGAATATATGATGATTTTAGTGTGCCTTTTTCTGAGt gtGTAACATTTGATACAGAATTGCTGGAAATTGTAGATGCTGTTGAACAAATGG ATTTTACAAAAATCAACAATGCAGATGTTAATGAAATATTTCCTGACCGTACTAATTTGACAAGTCCCTGTGTAAGCAGATTGGAGATGCAGACACCAAAGAGACCTTGTAAAACAGATTTAAAACGACAGCTGAATTTTAACAGAATTGATGGCCCTACTGATTGTGGGAGTGATAAAATACAACAGGCACCAAAAAGTG atgTAACATTGAAACCTAAAACAACAGTCGTTACGGCAATAGTTCACAAGCAACCAGTAAATAAGGTTCCCAATGAATGTGTAAAACAAGCACTAAAAGCCTCTACTACTG TCTCATCACGCTCCAGAAGTAAACAAACACACCCCATTTCATCTGTGGCTTCTAGAAAATCTATAGCTGTAGAAGACATCATAACCACCATTGATGATGATGAAAAGTCTCCAACAGCAGTACCCACACATTGTAGAGCCAAGGGTTTTTCTAACAATCCAAAAAAATCTTTGAATTCTCTACAATTACCAGGTTTGGGACAgaaaacacaacacacaaacacaactaAGAAATCATGTGTTAAAAGAAAACCTAGTGGTGAGAATAAtgctcaaaatataaaaaaaagaactataGTAAAAAATTCTGGTAATATCTTAAAACCTGTTGTTCCACTGCAGGATATCACAAACACAGTAAAAAAGAACACATGTTTAAGCGTAGGGGCTCCACGGATATGTAGTTCAAGGTGTGAGAGCTTAGAAGCAGTTATCATTCAAAAAGACATTACCATTAACAATCTTCTAGAGACTATCAACAGTATTCTAAAGACCAGTAATCTATATTTTCAACAGACACCCATGACAAATTGA